The following coding sequences are from one Bacteroidales bacterium window:
- a CDS encoding 2-oxoglutarate oxidoreductase: protein MEVKDIVNEKNLVYKPSELLTGATFNFCPGCGHGTVVRMIMEIVEEMGIQGDTIGISPVGCSVLLYDFYNIDVIQAAHGRATAVATGVKRVLPEKFVFTYQGDGDLAAIGTGETIHTCNRGENIAIIYINNGTYGMTGGQMAPTTIPGMKTSTSPLGRNVETMGYPLRITDLVAGLEGTYYVTRQSVHTAAAVRKTKRAIRTAFENQKLNKGTSFVEVVSSCNSGWKMTPLQANQWMEENMFPYYPLGDLKANGELIKK, encoded by the coding sequence ATGGAAGTTAAAGATATTGTCAACGAAAAAAATTTAGTATACAAGCCCAGTGAATTGCTTACCGGAGCTACTTTTAATTTTTGTCCGGGTTGTGGGCATGGAACGGTAGTCCGGATGATCATGGAGATAGTGGAAGAAATGGGCATACAAGGAGATACGATCGGTATTTCACCCGTAGGCTGCTCGGTATTGTTGTATGATTTTTATAATATCGATGTGATACAAGCAGCACACGGACGGGCGACTGCAGTGGCAACAGGTGTCAAACGGGTTCTTCCCGAAAAGTTCGTTTTCACCTATCAGGGTGACGGAGATCTGGCTGCCATTGGAACCGGAGAAACCATCCATACCTGTAACCGTGGTGAGAATATTGCTATTATATACATCAACAATGGCACCTACGGCATGACCGGAGGGCAGATGGCGCCAACCACCATTCCGGGAATGAAAACATCCACTTCTCCCCTGGGAAGGAATGTAGAAACGATGGGATATCCCTTACGTATTACCGATCTTGTGGCCGGGCTTGAAGGGACATATTATGTTACGCGCCAATCGGTACATACGGCTGCGGCTGTAAGAAAAACAAAAAGAGCCATCCGTACGGCATTTGAGAATCAGAAATTGAATAAAGGCACTTCTTTTGTGGAAGTAGTATCCAGCTGCAATTCGGGATGGAAGATGACCCCGTTGCAAGCCAATCAATGGATGGAAGAGAATATGTTCCCCTATTATCCGTTGGGTGACCTGAAAGCAAACGGGGAATTAATCAAGAAATAG
- a CDS encoding 2-oxoacid:acceptor oxidoreductase family protein, whose translation MTEEIIIAGFGGQGVLSMGKILAYSGIMQGMEVSWMPSYGPEMRGGTANVTVILSDEPVSSPVLNQFDTAIILNQQSMDKFEPMVKPGGILLYDSNGIIRHPERKDIKIYCIEAAVEASKTDPRIFNMIVLGGYLSIRPFLKVENVIEGLKKSLPERHHKLIPLNQQAITTGMTLVKEITL comes from the coding sequence ATGACAGAAGAAATAATCATAGCCGGATTTGGCGGTCAGGGGGTACTATCAATGGGAAAAATCCTGGCTTATTCGGGAATTATGCAGGGTATGGAAGTTAGTTGGATGCCTTCTTACGGACCCGAGATGAGAGGTGGAACGGCCAATGTTACGGTCATCCTGAGCGACGAACCGGTAAGCTCTCCGGTACTCAACCAATTCGATACGGCTATTATCCTTAATCAACAGTCGATGGATAAGTTCGAGCCGATGGTGAAACCGGGCGGCATATTGCTTTACGACAGCAATGGGATCATTCGTCATCCTGAACGGAAGGACATCAAAATATATTGTATTGAAGCAGCTGTGGAGGCATCGAAAACCGATCCGCGCATTTTTAACATGATCGTACTGGGCGGCTACTTGTCCATTCGCCCTTTCCTGAAAGTTGAAAATGTTATTGAAGGATTGAAAAAATCCCTTCCCGAACGGCACCATAAACTTATTCCGCTCAACCAACAGGCCATTACCACTGGAATGACGCTGGTTAAGGAAATAACCCTATAA